In Halobaculum sp. XH14, a single genomic region encodes these proteins:
- the sufD gene encoding Fe-S cluster assembly protein SufD, with amino-acid sequence MSTQVPLSISEDTIHTISEERGEPEWLLERRLEAFRALEELDLPDVIQTPGRRWTNLEDLAFEEFVDPLDQRDETERVTAEGAEVLPFTDALDEHEELVRERFGSVVDPETNYLTALSAALFTTGTVIHVPDGVDAEDVKIRAEMNSGSLFSHTLVVAGSNASATILERVSNGEDTPADGDDRRYFSNVVEVATDENSYVQYGSLQNLDEDVYTYSLKRGDAARYATISWIEGNLGSRLTRSDIETELDGDSSETKIVGAFFGHDDQHFDVNARVWHNGEHTTADLVTRGVLDDEARSVYEGVQDVGREAWDTSSYQRENTLMLSDESEADASPKLIIHNHDTEASHSATVGQVDREDLFYMTSRSIPPRTARNMLVEGFFVPVLEEVEVDELRDDIQELIAQRLD; translated from the coding sequence ATGAGCACGCAGGTGCCACTGAGCATCTCCGAGGACACCATCCACACCATCTCGGAGGAACGAGGCGAGCCCGAGTGGCTGCTCGAACGCCGCCTCGAAGCGTTCCGCGCGCTCGAGGAGCTCGACCTGCCGGACGTCATCCAGACGCCGGGCCGCCGGTGGACGAACCTCGAGGACCTCGCGTTCGAGGAGTTCGTCGACCCGCTCGACCAGCGCGACGAGACCGAGCGCGTCACCGCCGAGGGCGCGGAGGTGCTCCCGTTCACCGACGCGCTCGACGAGCACGAGGAGCTCGTCCGCGAGCGCTTCGGCTCGGTCGTCGACCCGGAGACGAACTACCTGACCGCGCTCTCGGCCGCGCTGTTCACCACCGGCACGGTGATCCACGTCCCCGACGGCGTCGACGCCGAGGACGTGAAGATCCGCGCCGAGATGAACAGCGGCTCGCTGTTCAGCCACACGCTCGTCGTCGCCGGGAGCAACGCCTCCGCGACGATCCTCGAGCGCGTCTCGAACGGCGAGGACACTCCCGCCGACGGCGACGACCGCCGCTACTTCAGCAACGTCGTCGAGGTCGCGACCGACGAGAACTCGTACGTCCAGTACGGCTCGCTCCAGAACCTCGACGAGGACGTCTACACCTACTCGCTGAAGCGCGGCGACGCCGCCCGCTACGCGACGATCAGCTGGATCGAGGGCAACCTCGGCTCCCGCCTCACCCGCTCGGACATCGAGACGGAACTGGACGGCGACTCCTCGGAGACGAAGATCGTCGGCGCCTTCTTCGGCCACGACGACCAGCACTTCGACGTCAACGCCCGCGTCTGGCACAACGGCGAGCACACGACCGCCGACCTGGTGACACGCGGCGTGCTCGACGACGAGGCGCGCTCGGTGTACGAGGGCGTCCAGGACGTCGGCCGCGAGGCCTGGGACACCTCGAGCTACCAGCGCGAGAACACGCTGATGCTCTCGGACGAGTCCGAGGCCGACGCCTCCCCGAAGCTCATCATCCACAACCACGACACCGAGGCGTCCCACTCGGCCACCGTCGGCCAGGTCGACCGCGAGGACCTGTTCTACATGACCTCGCGTTCGATCCCGCCGCGGACCGCCCGGAACATGCTCGTGGAGGGCTTCTTCGTGCCGGTGCTGGAGGAGGTCGAGGTCGACGAGCTTCGGGATGACATCCAGGAGCTCATCGCGCAACGGCTGGACTGA
- a CDS encoding DNA-directed DNA polymerase — translation MTNASLTDFGSGDADGGDGDRPDEEAAHVAGDGTGHVSEVVDAQDIRVPDSTGTLELMVTAVDYTVEGNGATEYPVVNVFGRTSDDETEHVRVLGTEPYFYVPTADLEGRDLADEYDVVVSTREHPRGGGDDAGVENGEPGDETGGFESIRGEDVTKVIARTPRDVGQIRDDFERTYEADILFPNRFLIDNGVSSGIRVEERRLDDGRLQVFPGHLEAADVDANLRVNTFDIEVDDRRGFPEDGEEPIVCLTSHDSYRDEYVAWLYESPDAEVDSPEELRGYEPYRDGPDLDVRTFAAEDAMLDAFLAYVSETDPDVLTGWNFEDFDAPYFLDRCEELDRKSEYDLSPDRLSRVNETWRSGWGGPDVKGRVVFDLLYAYQRTQRSELDSYRLDAVGELELDVGKERYSGDIGDLWEQDPERLLEYNVRDVELCVEIDRKQDVVTFWDESRKLVGCQLEDATTPGDAVDMYVLHKAFGEFVLPTKGQQEGEEFEGGAVFEPITGVRENVTVLDLKSLYPMCMVTINASPETIVEDPDAYDGETYRAPNGTRFRKEPDGMMREMVDELLAERDQKKAARDEHDPGSDAYEQYDRQQAAVKVIMNSLYGVSGWERFRLYDKENAAAITAMGRRVIEFTEEAANEIDHEVAYGDTDSVMLELGPDVSTGEAIEQSFAIEEHINGRYDDFAAEELDAEQHRFQIEFEKLYRRFFQAGKKKRYAGHIVWKEGKEVDDVDITGFEYKRSDIAPVTKRVQKEVIEKIVHGEDTGAVKEYLHGEIARFSDGEVDLEEVGIPGGIGKRLDAYDTDTAQVRGAKYANMLLGTNFQRGSKPKRLYLEKVHPDFFRRMETEEGFDPAADDLYREFKRTPDVICFEYADEIPDEFAVDWAKMLDKTLKGPIARVIEALGMSWDEVKTGQEQTGLGSFM, via the coding sequence ATGACAAACGCGAGCCTCACGGACTTCGGTTCGGGTGACGCCGACGGGGGGGACGGCGACCGGCCGGACGAGGAGGCCGCCCACGTGGCCGGCGACGGGACGGGCCACGTCAGCGAGGTCGTCGACGCCCAGGACATCCGCGTTCCCGACTCGACCGGGACGCTGGAGCTGATGGTGACGGCCGTCGATTACACTGTCGAGGGGAACGGCGCGACCGAGTACCCCGTCGTCAACGTGTTCGGCAGGACGAGCGATGACGAGACCGAACACGTCCGGGTGCTCGGGACCGAGCCGTACTTCTACGTCCCGACGGCCGACCTGGAAGGTCGGGACCTCGCCGACGAGTACGACGTCGTCGTCAGCACGCGCGAGCATCCCCGGGGTGGCGGTGATGATGCCGGGGTCGAGAACGGCGAGCCGGGGGACGAGACCGGCGGGTTCGAGAGCATCCGCGGCGAGGACGTCACGAAGGTCATCGCGAGGACGCCCCGCGACGTGGGGCAGATCCGCGACGACTTCGAGCGAACGTACGAGGCCGACATCCTGTTCCCGAACCGCTTTCTCATCGACAACGGCGTCAGCTCCGGGATCCGCGTCGAGGAGCGCCGCCTCGACGACGGCCGTCTCCAGGTGTTCCCCGGCCACCTCGAAGCCGCGGACGTGGACGCGAACCTCCGGGTAAACACGTTCGACATCGAGGTCGACGACCGGCGCGGGTTCCCCGAGGACGGCGAGGAGCCCATCGTCTGTCTCACCAGCCACGACTCCTACCGCGACGAGTACGTCGCCTGGCTCTACGAGTCTCCCGACGCGGAGGTCGACTCCCCCGAAGAGCTCAGGGGGTACGAGCCGTACCGCGACGGTCCGGACCTCGACGTCAGGACGTTCGCCGCGGAGGACGCGATGCTCGACGCGTTCCTCGCGTACGTCAGCGAGACGGACCCCGACGTGCTCACCGGCTGGAACTTCGAGGACTTCGACGCGCCGTACTTCCTCGACCGCTGTGAGGAACTCGACCGCAAGAGCGAGTACGACCTCTCGCCGGACCGCCTCTCGCGGGTGAACGAGACGTGGCGCTCCGGGTGGGGCGGCCCGGACGTGAAGGGCCGGGTCGTCTTCGACCTGCTGTACGCCTACCAGCGCACCCAGCGCTCGGAACTGGACTCCTACCGGCTCGACGCGGTCGGCGAACTCGAACTCGACGTTGGCAAGGAGCGCTACTCGGGCGACATCGGCGACCTCTGGGAGCAGGACCCCGAACGGCTCCTCGAGTACAACGTCCGCGACGTGGAACTGTGCGTCGAGATCGACAGGAAGCAGGACGTCGTCACGTTCTGGGACGAGTCCCGGAAACTCGTCGGGTGTCAACTGGAGGACGCGACGACGCCCGGGGACGCCGTGGACATGTACGTCCTCCACAAGGCGTTCGGCGAGTTCGTGCTCCCGACGAAGGGCCAGCAGGAGGGCGAGGAGTTCGAGGGCGGCGCGGTGTTCGAGCCGATCACGGGCGTCCGGGAGAACGTCACCGTGCTCGACCTGAAGTCGCTGTACCCGATGTGTATGGTGACGATCAACGCCTCGCCGGAGACGATCGTCGAGGACCCCGACGCCTACGACGGCGAGACGTACCGCGCGCCGAACGGCACCCGGTTTCGGAAGGAGCCGGACGGGATGATGCGCGAGATGGTCGACGAACTGCTCGCGGAACGCGACCAGAAGAAGGCCGCCCGCGACGAGCACGACCCCGGCTCGGACGCCTACGAACAGTACGACCGCCAGCAGGCGGCCGTGAAGGTCATCATGAACTCGCTGTACGGCGTCTCCGGCTGGGAGCGGTTCCGCCTGTACGACAAGGAGAACGCCGCGGCCATCACCGCGATGGGCCGGCGCGTTATCGAGTTCACCGAGGAGGCCGCCAACGAGATCGACCACGAGGTCGCTTACGGGGACACCGACTCGGTGATGCTCGAACTCGGCCCCGACGTCTCGACCGGGGAGGCGATCGAGCAGTCGTTCGCCATCGAGGAGCACATCAACGGCCGGTACGACGACTTCGCCGCGGAGGAACTCGACGCCGAGCAACACCGCTTCCAGATCGAGTTCGAGAAGCTCTACCGCCGGTTCTTCCAGGCGGGCAAGAAGAAGCGCTACGCCGGACACATCGTCTGGAAGGAGGGGAAGGAGGTCGACGACGTCGACATCACCGGCTTCGAGTACAAGCGCTCCGACATCGCGCCCGTCACGAAGCGGGTCCAGAAGGAGGTCATCGAGAAGATCGTTCACGGGGAGGACACCGGGGCCGTCAAGGAGTACCTCCACGGCGAGATCGCCCGCTTTTCCGACGGCGAGGTCGACCTCGAGGAGGTGGGCATCCCGGGCGGCATCGGCAAACGGCTCGACGCCTACGACACCGACACCGCGCAGGTCCGGGGCGCGAAGTACGCGAACATGCTGCTCGGGACGAACTTCCAGCGCGGGTCGAAGCCGAAGCGGCTCTACCTTGAGAAGGTCCATCCCGACTTCTTCCGACGGATGGAGACCGAGGAGGGGTTCGACCCGGCGGCCGACGACCTCTACCGGGAGTTCAAGCGGACGCCCGACGTCATCTGCTTCGAGTACGCCGACGAGATTCCCGACGAGTTCGCGGTCGACTGGGCCAAGATGCTCGACAAGACGCTGAAGGGACCCATCGCCCGCGTCATCGAGGCGCTGGGCATGTCCTGGGACGAGGTGAAGACGGGTCAAGAGCAGACGGGACTTGGCTCGTTCATGTGA
- a CDS encoding DUF7346 family protein codes for MQSVRDEDGTRYIRLKRSSGSSRVRDPETGEERYLPNERLTPEGDSPLAVAAGGLPEDVRRAVLACRDERSLGLLVEFVDRGPLSVRALLDGYDLCESDLHGLLAEFRAAGFIEEAEVAGERGYEPTDAARNAVGHLRG; via the coding sequence GTGCAGTCAGTCCGCGACGAGGACGGGACCCGGTACATCCGCCTGAAGCGCTCTTCGGGGTCGAGCCGCGTCCGCGACCCGGAGACGGGCGAGGAGCGGTACCTGCCGAACGAGCGACTCACGCCCGAGGGGGACTCCCCGCTCGCGGTCGCCGCTGGGGGACTCCCGGAGGACGTCCGTCGCGCGGTGCTGGCGTGTCGGGACGAGCGCTCGCTCGGACTGCTGGTCGAGTTCGTCGACCGCGGCCCGCTGTCGGTCCGTGCACTCCTCGACGGCTACGACCTCTGTGAGTCCGACCTCCACGGACTCCTCGCCGAGTTCCGGGCGGCGGGGTTCATCGAGGAGGCCGAGGTTGCGGGCGAACGGGGGTACGAACCGACGGATGCGGCACGGAACGCGGTCGGGCATCTTCGGGGGTAA
- a CDS encoding DUF7331 family protein, protein MSHPTDSSWDSTSADARSDEAVDTVEAYEDDGRVVLYDAANPLAWVEASLAVPVSEQV, encoded by the coding sequence ATGAGCCACCCAACCGACTCATCGTGGGACAGCACGAGCGCGGACGCGCGCTCGGACGAGGCCGTCGACACGGTCGAGGCGTACGAGGACGACGGCCGGGTGGTACTGTACGACGCGGCGAACCCGCTGGCCTGGGTCGAGGCGAGCCTCGCCGTCCCGGTCTCCGAACAGGTCTGA
- the sufB gene encoding Fe-S cluster assembly protein SufB: MSSDQDHLKQTDTEDRFDFKKEEKSAFRSEKGLNEETIRAISEDKDEPEWMLERRLRALEQYHAMPMPTDWPGQPDLSEIDVDEIVPYIRPDVDTRGGVDDWTELPDEIKDTFDKLGIPEAEKNALSGVGAQYESEVVYQNMQERWEEKGVVFCNMDEAVREHEELVREHFMTTCVPPSDNKFAALHGAVWSGGSFVYVPEDTTVDMPVQAYFRMNSEGMGQFEHTLIIAEENSEVHYIEGCSAPKYSAFNLHSGGVEVFVGEDAHVQYSTVQNWSKNTYNLNTKRALAEKGGRMEWISGSMGSKATMLYPSTILKGRGASDNHITIAFAGEGQNIDTGAKVYHNAPNTKSTIESKSISKDGGRTNYRGLVHIADGAEDSSTAVECDALMFDNESTSDTMPYMEINESKVDVAHEATVGKIGDEDVFYLQSRGLDDDDAKQMIVSGFIEPITEELPIEYAVELNRLVELEMEGSLG, translated from the coding sequence ATGAGTTCGGATCAAGACCACCTGAAGCAGACGGACACCGAGGACCGCTTCGACTTCAAGAAGGAGGAGAAGTCGGCGTTCCGGAGCGAGAAGGGCCTGAACGAGGAGACGATCAGGGCCATCTCGGAGGACAAGGACGAACCGGAGTGGATGCTCGAGCGGCGCCTGCGCGCGCTCGAGCAGTACCACGCGATGCCCATGCCGACCGACTGGCCGGGCCAGCCCGACCTCTCGGAGATCGACGTGGACGAGATCGTCCCGTACATCCGGCCGGACGTCGACACCCGCGGCGGCGTCGACGACTGGACGGAGCTCCCCGACGAGATCAAGGACACGTTCGACAAGTTGGGCATCCCGGAGGCCGAGAAGAACGCGCTCTCGGGCGTCGGCGCCCAGTACGAGTCCGAGGTCGTCTACCAGAACATGCAGGAGCGCTGGGAGGAGAAGGGCGTCGTCTTCTGCAACATGGACGAGGCCGTGCGCGAGCACGAGGAGCTCGTCCGCGAGCACTTCATGACGACCTGCGTCCCGCCCAGCGACAACAAGTTCGCGGCGCTGCACGGCGCGGTGTGGTCCGGCGGGTCGTTCGTCTACGTCCCGGAGGACACGACCGTCGACATGCCCGTCCAGGCGTACTTCCGCATGAACTCCGAGGGGATGGGCCAGTTCGAGCACACGCTCATCATCGCCGAGGAGAACTCGGAGGTCCACTACATCGAGGGCTGCTCGGCCCCGAAGTACTCGGCGTTCAACCTCCACTCGGGCGGCGTCGAGGTGTTCGTCGGCGAGGACGCACACGTCCAGTACTCGACGGTGCAAAACTGGTCGAAGAACACGTACAACCTGAACACGAAGCGCGCGCTCGCGGAGAAAGGCGGCCGCATGGAGTGGATCTCGGGGTCGATGGGGTCGAAGGCGACGATGCTGTACCCCTCGACGATCCTCAAGGGCCGCGGCGCGAGCGACAACCACATCACCATCGCGTTCGCCGGCGAGGGCCAGAACATCGACACCGGGGCGAAGGTGTACCACAACGCCCCGAACACGAAGTCGACCATCGAGTCGAAGTCCATCTCGAAGGACGGCGGCCGCACGAACTACCGGGGGCTCGTCCACATCGCGGACGGCGCGGAGGACTCCTCGACCGCGGTCGAGTGTGACGCGCTGATGTTCGACAACGAGTCGACCTCCGACACGATGCCGTACATGGAGATCAACGAGTCGAAGGTCGACGTCGCCCACGAGGCGACCGTCGGCAAGATCGGCGACGAGGACGTGTTCTACCTCCAGTCGCGCGGTCTCGACGACGACGACGCGAAGCAGATGATCGTCTCTGGCTTCATCGAGCCGATCACGGAGGAACTGCCCATCGAGTACGCGGTCGAACTGAACCGGCTCGTGGAACTGGAGATGGAGGGGTCGCTCGGATGA
- the rad50 gene encoding DNA double-strand break repair ATPase Rad50: protein MRFDRIRLRNFKPYADTDLRLSDGVTVIHGLNGSGKSSLLEACFFALYGSKGLDGTLEDVVTNGAEEAEVELSFSHKGDAYHIRRDLKRYGDQIQTTACTLEAEDGDLARDGATEVRAFVTDLLRMDAEAFVNCAYVRQGEVNKLINATPTGRQDMIDDLLQLGRLEEYRERAADARLGVEDVLGEKRGALSSVAEQLDEKEEKDLHERLNGLQSELRELDEKVENYEEQRAKAESTRDDAREILEEFEERRDELESIEADIDELESDVREAESEREEFGTQVAETRDELSNLRERLDERLAEMELDGASADEIEARRCALDDREGELREERDEVRSETTAFENQSENLESSADEYAERAETNRKTAADLEVEIESARETLADREDSLTELEAERAEREAEFEDAPVSVGEAAAHRDDLRERLEALRDEKTELTAELSTVRASVEEAEALLDEGKCPECGQPVEDSPHVDTLAADRERVAELEDELAELREREDEREDDLDRAEALLTAQNRLDELESTRSLVEDGIDEKRSEIEAKEGRIESLREEAEELEQEAAEKREIAERKAEQAGEARERAEEIESGLAELDEARDRIDAVESTAEAIEDAETRIERLEERRSDLAERNDERREFLSEKRDRRDELRDAFDEEQVETARQRHSNAEEYVEQVSETLASLAEERDELTSAIGATERELEELEELRDRHEHLSARVEALESVHEESEELETMYGDLRAELRRRNVESLERMLNETFELIYANDAYSHIELDGEYALTVYQKDGEPLDPEQLSGGERALFNLSLRCAIYRLLAEGIEGAAPTPPLILDEPTVFLDSGHVSRLVDLVGEMRGFGVRQILIVSHDDELVGAADDLVRVEKNPTTNRSSVERTDAASLADLDAFADD from the coding sequence ATGCGCTTCGACCGTATCCGGCTCCGGAACTTCAAGCCGTACGCCGACACGGACCTGCGGCTCTCGGACGGCGTGACGGTCATCCACGGGCTGAACGGGAGCGGGAAGTCCTCGCTGCTCGAGGCGTGTTTCTTCGCCCTCTACGGGTCGAAGGGATTGGACGGGACCCTGGAGGACGTGGTGACGAACGGAGCCGAGGAGGCCGAAGTCGAACTCTCGTTCTCCCACAAGGGGGACGCCTACCACATCCGCAGGGATCTGAAGCGATACGGCGACCAGATCCAGACGACGGCCTGCACGCTCGAAGCGGAGGACGGCGACCTCGCGCGCGACGGTGCGACCGAGGTCCGCGCGTTCGTGACGGACCTGCTGCGGATGGACGCGGAGGCGTTCGTCAACTGCGCGTACGTCCGGCAGGGCGAGGTGAACAAGCTCATCAACGCCACGCCGACCGGTCGGCAGGACATGATCGACGACCTGCTTCAGCTCGGCCGGCTCGAGGAGTACCGCGAACGCGCCGCTGACGCGCGGCTGGGGGTCGAGGACGTGCTCGGCGAGAAACGCGGCGCGCTCTCGTCGGTCGCGGAGCAACTGGACGAGAAGGAGGAAAAGGACCTCCACGAGCGGCTGAACGGACTTCAGTCGGAGCTGCGCGAACTCGACGAGAAGGTCGAGAACTACGAGGAGCAGCGAGCGAAGGCCGAATCGACCCGCGACGACGCCCGCGAGATTCTGGAGGAGTTCGAGGAGCGACGCGATGAACTGGAGTCGATCGAGGCCGACATCGACGAGCTGGAATCCGACGTCCGGGAGGCCGAATCCGAGCGCGAGGAGTTCGGCACGCAGGTGGCGGAAACGCGCGACGAACTCTCGAATCTGCGGGAGAGGCTGGACGAACGGCTCGCGGAGATGGAGCTCGATGGGGCGTCCGCCGACGAGATCGAGGCCAGGCGGTGCGCCCTCGACGACCGGGAGGGCGAACTCCGGGAGGAGCGCGACGAGGTCCGGAGCGAAACCACCGCGTTCGAGAACCAGTCGGAGAACCTCGAATCGAGCGCCGACGAGTACGCCGAGCGCGCCGAAACGAACCGCAAGACGGCGGCCGATCTGGAAGTGGAGATCGAGTCCGCACGCGAGACGCTCGCCGACCGGGAGGACTCGCTGACCGAACTCGAAGCGGAGCGGGCGGAACGCGAAGCCGAGTTCGAGGACGCGCCGGTTTCGGTCGGGGAGGCGGCCGCCCACCGGGACGACCTCCGGGAGCGACTCGAAGCCCTCAGGGACGAGAAGACGGAGCTGACGGCCGAACTCTCGACCGTCCGTGCGAGCGTCGAGGAGGCCGAAGCGCTGCTCGACGAGGGGAAGTGCCCGGAGTGTGGACAGCCCGTCGAGGACTCTCCCCACGTCGACACGCTCGCGGCGGACCGCGAACGGGTGGCGGAACTCGAGGACGAACTCGCTGAGCTTCGGGAACGGGAAGACGAGCGGGAGGACGACCTCGACCGCGCCGAGGCGCTCCTGACCGCCCAGAACCGGCTCGACGAACTCGAGAGCACCCGGAGCCTGGTCGAGGACGGGATCGACGAGAAGCGGAGCGAAATCGAGGCGAAGGAGGGGCGGATCGAGTCGCTCCGCGAGGAAGCCGAAGAACTCGAGCAGGAGGCGGCAGAGAAACGCGAGATCGCGGAGCGGAAGGCCGAACAGGCGGGAGAGGCACGCGAGCGGGCCGAGGAGATCGAGTCGGGCCTCGCGGAACTGGACGAAGCCCGCGACCGGATCGACGCGGTCGAATCGACCGCCGAGGCGATCGAGGACGCCGAAACGAGGATCGAACGACTGGAGGAGCGTCGCTCCGACCTCGCCGAGAGGAACGACGAACGCCGCGAGTTCCTGAGCGAGAAACGCGACCGGCGCGACGAACTCCGCGACGCGTTCGACGAGGAGCAGGTCGAAACCGCGCGCCAACGGCACTCGAACGCCGAGGAGTACGTCGAACAGGTGTCGGAGACGCTGGCGTCGCTCGCGGAGGAACGGGACGAACTCACCAGCGCGATCGGCGCGACGGAACGGGAGCTCGAAGAACTGGAGGAGTTGCGGGACCGACACGAGCACCTGTCGGCCCGCGTCGAGGCGCTCGAATCCGTCCACGAGGAATCGGAGGAACTGGAGACGATGTACGGCGACCTCCGCGCTGAGCTCCGGCGGCGGAACGTCGAGAGCCTCGAACGGATGTTGAACGAGACGTTCGAGCTGATCTACGCCAACGACGCGTACTCGCACATCGAACTCGACGGCGAGTACGCGCTGACGGTTTACCAGAAGGACGGCGAACCGCTCGACCCCGAACAGCTCTCCGGCGGCGAGCGCGCGCTGTTCAACCTCTCGCTCCGGTGTGCGATCTACCGCCTGCTCGCCGAAGGGATCGAGGGGGCCGCACCGACGCCGCCGCTCATCCTCGACGAGCCGACCGTGTTCCTGGACTCGGGCCACGTCTCCCGACTGGTCGATCTGGTCGGCGAGATGCGTGGGTTCGGCGTCAGACAGATCCTCATCGTGAGCCACGACGACGAACTCGTCGGCGCCGCCGACGACCTCGTTCGCGTGGAGAAGAACCCCACGACGAACCGGTCGTCGGTCGAGCGGACCGACGCGGCCTCGCTCGCCGATCTCGACGCGTTCGCGGACGACTGA
- a CDS encoding DUF7322 domain-containing protein, whose protein sequence is MPHDDDEEVGFGLEESGPNPAEEYVDIPEVDPPSVRTREVDPPTVRNPADDLTDPADVDADVLTAFWTAVLYANVALFGVSFGLMLIGFRAQWRWGGAAILVGLLAGVRVYQTHRAFKRRDTGGEDGDGDDEPNAGSDTDERVEAEGEDAEIDTAP, encoded by the coding sequence GTGCCGCACGACGACGACGAGGAGGTCGGGTTCGGTCTCGAGGAGTCCGGACCGAACCCCGCCGAGGAGTACGTCGACATCCCGGAGGTGGACCCGCCGAGCGTGCGGACCCGGGAGGTCGACCCCCCGACGGTCCGGAACCCCGCGGATGACCTCACCGACCCGGCCGACGTCGACGCCGACGTGCTCACGGCGTTCTGGACGGCGGTGCTCTACGCGAACGTCGCCCTGTTCGGCGTCTCGTTCGGCCTCATGCTGATCGGCTTCCGCGCCCAGTGGCGCTGGGGCGGGGCGGCGATACTCGTCGGCCTGCTCGCAGGGGTCCGGGTCTATCAGACTCACAGGGCGTTCAAACGGCGCGACACGGGCGGGGAGGACGGCGACGGTGACGACGAACCCAACGCCGGTTCCGACACCGACGAGCGCGTCGAAGCGGAGGGCGAGGACGCCGAAATCGACACCGCTCCCTGA
- a CDS encoding ABC transporter ATP-binding protein, whose product MATLELRNLKAEVAETGEGILHGVDLKVESGEIHALMGPNGSGKSTTAKVIAGHPAYEVTGGEVLLHLEDADVSDLDVDLDDEDYTWDLLDLEPNERAALGIFLGFQYPAEIEGVTMTNFLRQALNAKLEEREELFEDEEEAEADDEDDAGYDTSPMEGNVDEGEVGVAEFQQLLKEKMELLDMDEKFASRYLNAGFSGGEKKQNEVLQAAILEPSIAVLDEIDSGLDIDRLQDVSEGINALRDEQGTGILQITHYQRILEYVEPDHVHIMLDGEIAKSGDASLARELEDEGYDWVREEAYGTA is encoded by the coding sequence ATGGCAACACTCGAACTTCGCAATCTCAAGGCCGAGGTCGCCGAGACGGGGGAAGGGATCCTTCACGGCGTCGACCTCAAGGTTGAAAGCGGCGAGATCCACGCGCTGATGGGACCGAACGGCTCGGGCAAGTCCACGACCGCGAAGGTCATCGCGGGCCACCCGGCCTACGAGGTCACGGGCGGCGAGGTGCTGCTCCACCTCGAGGACGCCGACGTCTCGGACCTCGACGTCGACCTCGACGACGAGGACTACACGTGGGACCTGCTCGATCTGGAGCCGAACGAGCGCGCCGCGCTCGGCATCTTCCTCGGCTTCCAGTACCCGGCCGAGATCGAGGGTGTCACGATGACGAACTTCCTCCGCCAGGCACTCAACGCCAAGCTCGAGGAGCGCGAGGAGCTGTTCGAGGACGAGGAGGAGGCCGAGGCCGACGACGAGGACGACGCGGGCTACGACACCTCGCCGATGGAGGGCAACGTCGATGAGGGCGAGGTCGGCGTCGCCGAGTTCCAGCAGCTCCTGAAGGAGAAGATGGAGCTGCTCGACATGGACGAGAAGTTCGCCTCGCGCTATCTCAACGCCGGCTTCTCCGGCGGGGAGAAGAAGCAGAACGAGGTGCTCCAGGCCGCGATCCTCGAGCCTTCCATCGCCGTGCTCGACGAGATCGACTCCGGGCTGGACATCGACCGCCTGCAGGACGTCTCGGAGGGCATCAACGCGCTGCGCGACGAGCAGGGCACGGGCATCCTGCAGATCACCCACTACCAGCGCATCCTGGAGTACGTCGAGCCGGACCACGTCCACATCATGCTCGACGGCGAGATCGCAAAGAGCGGCGACGCCTCCCTCGCGCGCGAGCTCGAGGACGAGGGGTACGACTGGGTCCGCGAGGAAGCGTACGGCACCGCGTAA